The following proteins are co-located in the Macrobrachium rosenbergii isolate ZJJX-2024 chromosome 26, ASM4041242v1, whole genome shotgun sequence genome:
- the LOC136853031 gene encoding uncharacterized protein: MLRLLLVSTLVCAAYGGLQIRPAAVATIVPGINQNIAGSIQFSRSPLGILISGTVTGLAPGFHGFHVHENGDTGNACTAAGAHFNPLMRKHGSPKDFNRHAGDLGNIVADEYGRTTFSLVDNHISLDPSSQTYIGNRAVVIHANEDDLGRGGNADSLSTGNAGGREGCGIVALVPGADQGQNPYPEPQPPIPSPGRRGGPFYHYY; the protein is encoded by the exons aTTCGCCCCGCCGCTGTAGCAACAATAGTGCCGGGTATTAATCAAAATATCGCTGGCAGCATACAATTCTCCAGGAGTCCCTTAGGAATTCTCATTTCAG GTACCGTGACAGGGCTCGCACCTGGTTTCCACGGCTTCCACGTCCATGAAAACGGGGATACCGGCAACGCCTGCACAGCGGCTGGGGCACATTTCAACCCACTGATG CGCAAGCACGGGAGCCCTAAGGACTTCAACCGCCACGCCGGGGACTTAGGAAACATCGTGGCCGACGAGTACGGCAGAACCACCTTCAGCTTAGTCGACAACCACATCTCCCTGGACCCCAGCTCCCAGACCTACATCGGGAACAGGGCTGTGGTCATCCACGCCAATGAGGATGACCTCGGGAGGGGCGGCAACGCTGACAGCCTTTCCACGGGGAACGCCGGAGGGCGCGAAGGATGCGGGATCGTTGCATTGGTGCCCGGCGCCGACCAGGGCCAGAATCCTTACCCGGAGCCCCAGCCACCCATTCCGTCGCCCGGTAGACGTGGGGggcctttttatcattattattag